In one Echinicola marina genomic region, the following are encoded:
- a CDS encoding nucleoside deaminase: protein MTEVQKTYMQMAIRLSRSGMNTGKGGPFGCVIVKDGIVIGQGNNQVLSTNDPTAHAEVVAIREACKNLRSFQLDGCEIYTSCEPCPMCLGAIYWARPKQVFYANTRQQAADAGFDDDFIYQELPLPPQERKIPMQHFPDEEALKVFGEWYDNENKKVY from the coding sequence ATGACAGAAGTTCAAAAAACATATATGCAAATGGCTATCCGCCTATCTAGATCAGGGATGAATACAGGTAAGGGCGGTCCTTTTGGTTGTGTAATCGTGAAAGACGGAATTGTTATAGGACAAGGCAATAACCAAGTCCTCAGCACCAATGACCCCACAGCACATGCAGAAGTTGTGGCCATTAGAGAAGCATGCAAAAATCTCCGATCCTTTCAATTAGATGGTTGTGAAATTTACACCTCTTGTGAGCCCTGCCCGATGTGCTTAGGAGCGATATACTGGGCAAGGCCCAAACAGGTCTTTTATGCCAACACCCGTCAACAAGCCGCAGATGCTGGCTTTGATGATGACTTTATATATCAGGAATTGCCCCTTCCTCCCCAAGAAAGAAAAATCCCCATGCAACATTTCCCAGACGAAGAAGCCTTAAAGGTTTTTGGAGAATGGTACGATAATGAAAACAAAAAAGTATATTAA
- a CDS encoding sensor histidine kinase, producing the protein MNQSPVFHKNLSFLIHILLWAVVAATLFLLGPLSWKTTLPTEFWWRQVLFLSLLVGLFYFNKDILVPKILFNGKIGIFIIFSIGLCFLLMYLIQYFENSINLPELMHRAFHPDDDKPYVQKKEFINLFILLVFFLGLGTSTSVAAVQKWQSDEALRRQLDQQRINSELSYLKAQINPHFFFNTLNNIYSLTNIDVERARIALHKLSRMMRYVLYETEKNQTLLSKEINFIKDFIELMKLRISQKVKVELDIQETVEDKVIAPMLFLPFVENCFKHGISAKQDSQIYISVKQSKNELTLKTCNNIIPKNPNSPENNLKGIGLNNTKRRLSLLYNQQYELSIDDQNPENEYRVTLKINLA; encoded by the coding sequence ATGAACCAATCACCTGTTTTTCATAAAAACCTATCATTCCTTATCCATATATTGCTATGGGCGGTAGTGGCTGCTACCCTATTTTTACTTGGGCCGCTATCATGGAAAACCACCCTCCCTACAGAATTTTGGTGGCGGCAAGTATTGTTCCTATCTCTTTTGGTGGGCCTGTTTTATTTCAATAAAGATATTCTCGTACCAAAAATACTTTTCAACGGTAAAATAGGAATATTTATTATTTTCAGCATTGGACTATGCTTCCTGCTGATGTACCTGATCCAGTACTTTGAAAACAGTATCAATCTACCCGAATTAATGCATAGGGCATTTCACCCTGATGATGACAAACCTTATGTACAAAAGAAGGAATTTATCAACCTTTTCATTCTACTCGTATTCTTCTTAGGCTTGGGTACCAGTACCAGTGTGGCTGCTGTACAAAAATGGCAATCTGACGAGGCTTTGAGGAGGCAATTGGACCAGCAAAGGATTAATTCAGAACTCTCCTACCTAAAGGCCCAGATCAATCCCCACTTCTTTTTCAACACCCTAAACAATATCTACTCCCTTACCAATATTGATGTGGAAAGAGCCCGTATCGCATTGCATAAGCTATCCAGAATGATGCGTTATGTGCTATATGAAACCGAAAAGAACCAAACCTTACTCAGCAAAGAAATCAATTTTATCAAAGATTTTATTGAACTGATGAAACTACGAATTTCCCAAAAGGTAAAAGTGGAACTGGATATTCAAGAAACAGTAGAGGACAAGGTTATTGCTCCCATGCTATTCCTGCCTTTTGTGGAAAATTGTTTTAAGCATGGGATAAGTGCTAAGCAAGACAGCCAAATCTATATCAGTGTAAAGCAATCCAAGAATGAACTGACCCTAAAGACCTGTAATAATATCATTCCAAAAAACCCCAATAGTCCGGAAAACAACTTGAAAGGAATAGGGTTAAACAATACCAAAAGGAGGCTTTCCTTACTTTATAATCAGCAATATGAATTATCTATTGATGATCAAAATCCTGAAAATGAATATCGTGTAACCTTGAAAATCAATCTGGCATGA
- a CDS encoding LytR/AlgR family response regulator transcription factor encodes MKIKCIAVDDEPLALELICSFIEQTSFLSLEAKFENAIDALAFVHSHEVDLIFLDIQMPDLSGMELARVLDSNKQGNTARIIFTTAYNQFAIEGYKVDAMDYLLKPFSYEEFLKSCTKAYHYFESKSSPTGGNPDSAQQNYIFIKVEYQLVKVMLKDILYVEGYKDYVKVHLADKSAPLLSLTSLKNMEEILPENQFMRIHRSYIISLDHIHSITKNSVNINNTTIAVSENYKDNFLQFVNKWIG; translated from the coding sequence ATGAAGATCAAATGCATAGCCGTAGATGATGAACCTTTGGCACTGGAGCTTATTTGTAGCTTTATAGAGCAAACCAGCTTTTTATCCTTGGAGGCCAAATTTGAAAATGCCATTGATGCGCTGGCCTTTGTACATAGCCATGAAGTGGACCTCATTTTCCTGGATATTCAAATGCCGGATCTTTCTGGAATGGAGCTCGCCAGGGTACTGGACAGCAACAAACAAGGAAATACTGCAAGAATTATTTTCACCACTGCCTATAACCAGTTTGCCATAGAGGGATATAAGGTAGATGCCATGGATTACCTTCTGAAGCCTTTTAGCTATGAAGAATTCTTAAAATCCTGCACAAAGGCCTATCATTACTTCGAATCAAAATCATCACCAACCGGAGGAAACCCCGATAGTGCCCAACAGAATTACATCTTTATCAAAGTGGAATACCAATTGGTGAAAGTGATGCTAAAAGACATCTTATATGTGGAAGGTTACAAAGATTATGTCAAGGTACACCTGGCTGATAAATCAGCTCCACTACTCTCATTGACCAGCCTTAAAAACATGGAAGAAATACTTCCAGAAAACCAGTTTATGAGGATCCACCGATCGTATATCATTTCCTTGGACCATATTCATTCCATCACAAAAAACTCCGTCAACATCAATAACACGACCATTGCAGTCAGCGAAAACTATAAAGACAACTTTCTTCAATTTGTAAACAAGTGGATTGGTTAA
- a CDS encoding 2-isopropylmalate synthase — protein sequence MDKQQVLIFDTTLRDGEQVPGCKLNTPQKIEIAQKLEQLGVDVIEAGFPISSPGDFKSVVEISKSVSEPIICGLSRGVQKDIEVAAEALKYAKRPRIHTGIGTSPSHIKFKFKSTPDQILERAVAAVKHAKKFVEDVEFYAEDAGRTDNEYLALVCEAVIKAGATVLNIPDTTGYCLPDEYGAKIKYLTDNVVGIENVIISAHCHNDLGLATANAISAVMNGARQIECTINGIGERAGNTSLEEVAMIMKQHPRLDVYNNINSKLLNPVSKLVSERMGMIVQPNKAIVGSNAFAHSSGIHQDGVIKNRETYEIIDPEEVGVHESMIVLTARSGRAALAFRAHKIGYSLTKLQLDEVYQLFLEHADLKKEITDDDLHEIMKVAKLSGKVEA from the coding sequence ATGGATAAACAACAAGTACTGATCTTTGATACCACCCTAAGGGACGGAGAACAAGTCCCAGGCTGTAAGTTGAACACCCCTCAAAAAATCGAAATTGCCCAAAAACTCGAGCAACTCGGAGTAGATGTAATTGAGGCTGGTTTTCCTATTTCTAGCCCAGGGGATTTCAAATCAGTTGTGGAAATCTCTAAAAGTGTATCAGAACCTATTATTTGCGGACTTTCAAGAGGTGTTCAAAAGGATATCGAAGTGGCTGCTGAAGCCCTTAAATATGCTAAAAGACCTAGAATCCATACTGGAATCGGAACTTCTCCTTCACATATAAAATTTAAATTCAAAAGTACTCCAGATCAAATCCTCGAAAGAGCTGTGGCAGCCGTAAAGCATGCCAAAAAATTCGTGGAGGATGTTGAATTCTATGCCGAGGACGCTGGCAGAACGGACAATGAATACCTTGCACTAGTCTGCGAAGCGGTCATCAAAGCTGGTGCTACTGTACTGAATATCCCTGATACCACTGGTTATTGCTTACCTGATGAATATGGTGCAAAAATCAAATACCTTACTGACAATGTAGTGGGTATAGAAAATGTAATCATTTCTGCCCATTGCCACAATGACCTTGGTTTGGCTACTGCCAATGCCATATCTGCAGTCATGAATGGCGCAAGACAAATCGAATGTACCATTAACGGTATTGGAGAGCGTGCGGGTAATACTTCCCTTGAAGAAGTTGCCATGATTATGAAACAACACCCAAGGTTGGATGTATATAATAATATCAACTCCAAATTGCTTAACCCTGTGAGTAAATTGGTTTCAGAAAGAATGGGAATGATCGTGCAACCTAACAAAGCCATTGTCGGATCTAATGCCTTTGCCCACTCTTCAGGAATCCACCAAGACGGTGTGATCAAAAACAGAGAAACTTATGAAATCATTGATCCAGAAGAAGTAGGCGTTCACGAATCAATGATTGTACTTACCGCTAGAAGTGGTCGCGCTGCATTAGCATTCCGTGCCCATAAGATCGGTTACAGCTTGACCAAATTACAGTTGGATGAAGTGTATCAACTGTTCTTGGAACATGCCGACCTTAAGAAGGAAATCACTGATGATGATTTGCATGAAATCATGAAAGTGGCTAAACTTTCTGGAAAAGTAGAAGCTTAA
- a CDS encoding TonB-dependent receptor domain-containing protein translates to MNSLLKTLCFLSLILISVRPTGYAQTADDSKEANYQITGTVVESSSGDPVAYATVMLLESTSEKNISGGVADDEGKFFITGFKPGKYRLKINFVGFAPYVNENIIVKAGQKLVNLGEIDMEEESVSLEEVTVQGQRELITEKVDRTIYNAENDKTTVGGDATDVLRRVPMLSVDLDGNVSMRGSNNLVVLIDNKPSTMSASSIADALKQIPADEIKSVEVITSPSAKYDAEGSGGVINIVTKKNNLQGTSLSINTSAGMRGSNLGLNASARKGKWGFNLGGFGRAGYNIKGGFENNQRVTNPDGSISNIIQSSDTRNNMLMGRYNFGVDYEIDKYNWLAASVNFGMFNRDTKQDNLLTENYLDDELVNALMRRVNTEDLSNTVDISLNYTKTFEKPQKEFSIMTLYSRNNRTNDFVQALLDGNFENVESRIKNENASNNQEFTVQVDYVTPLGDGENQILEYGAKNILRRVNSDYAYFTADGADGEYLESDNAQYSNVFDYDQNVTAGYLSFTQGFLKHYTAKAGVRYEYTTINADFKSGEVEGEIPNYGVLVPSVNLSRKLKSGNMIKAAYNRRIQRPSLRFLNPNIQSSNPTQISQGNPLLDPEYTDNYELSYSTYLNATSINISTFFRNTNGSIQPLRTVQDDGVIYTTYENIGSEQSIGINLFANINVSNKLSFNGGVDSYYTMIDNNVGNPLYNASNEGFVVSGRMFGNYNITDSWVLQAFTFARGRRVNLQGYDSGFGIYGLNINKQFAEKKGSVGFGAENFFTSEFKMKNEIVSPTIIQNSTNIMRNMNFKINFSYRFGKMSVAPRRKKKSIENEDLKGGGGDNGGMMGAQ, encoded by the coding sequence ATGAATTCTCTATTAAAAACTTTGTGTTTTTTAAGCTTGATTTTGATATCAGTTAGGCCTACAGGCTATGCACAGACTGCTGATGATTCAAAAGAAGCTAATTACCAAATCACAGGAACGGTGGTGGAGTCCTCTTCCGGCGATCCTGTGGCCTATGCTACCGTGATGCTTTTGGAATCAACTTCTGAAAAGAATATTTCTGGGGGTGTTGCCGATGATGAAGGTAAATTTTTTATTACTGGTTTTAAGCCAGGAAAATACAGGCTTAAAATTAACTTTGTGGGTTTTGCCCCCTATGTTAATGAAAATATAATCGTAAAAGCAGGTCAGAAATTGGTCAATTTGGGAGAAATAGATATGGAAGAGGAGTCTGTTTCTCTGGAGGAGGTGACCGTGCAAGGGCAGCGTGAATTGATCACAGAAAAGGTGGACAGGACAATTTACAATGCGGAAAATGATAAAACCACTGTAGGTGGCGATGCTACAGATGTACTGAGAAGGGTGCCGATGTTATCAGTTGATTTGGATGGAAATGTGTCCATGAGGGGAAGTAATAATCTGGTTGTATTGATCGACAATAAGCCTTCCACCATGTCAGCCAGTAGTATAGCGGATGCGCTAAAACAAATTCCAGCTGATGAAATCAAGTCCGTAGAAGTCATCACGTCTCCCTCTGCCAAGTATGATGCAGAAGGCTCCGGTGGGGTGATCAATATAGTGACCAAGAAAAATAATCTACAAGGTACATCCTTGAGTATCAATACCAGTGCAGGTATGAGAGGCTCCAACTTGGGTTTAAATGCCAGTGCTAGAAAAGGCAAGTGGGGATTTAATTTGGGGGGATTTGGTCGAGCAGGTTATAATATCAAAGGAGGTTTTGAGAATAATCAGCGTGTAACCAATCCGGATGGATCGATTTCCAATATTATCCAGAGCTCTGATACGCGAAACAATATGCTTATGGGCAGGTATAATTTTGGAGTGGACTATGAAATAGACAAATACAATTGGTTGGCCGCATCGGTGAACTTTGGGATGTTCAATAGGGATACCAAGCAGGATAACTTATTGACTGAGAATTATCTAGATGATGAATTGGTCAATGCCCTGATGAGAAGGGTAAATACAGAAGATCTTTCCAATACGGTGGATATCAGCTTAAATTATACCAAGACCTTTGAAAAACCGCAGAAGGAGTTTAGCATTATGACCCTTTATAGCCGAAATAATAGAACTAATGATTTTGTACAGGCTCTTTTGGATGGGAACTTTGAAAATGTGGAGTCCAGAATCAAGAATGAAAATGCCAGTAACAATCAAGAGTTTACGGTTCAGGTGGATTATGTGACGCCTTTAGGGGATGGAGAAAACCAAATTTTGGAATATGGTGCCAAAAATATTCTTAGAAGGGTTAATAGTGATTATGCTTATTTTACTGCTGATGGAGCTGATGGAGAATACTTGGAAAGTGATAATGCTCAGTACAGCAATGTTTTTGATTATGATCAAAATGTGACTGCAGGTTATCTGTCCTTTACTCAAGGCTTCCTTAAACACTATACTGCAAAGGCTGGTGTGAGATATGAATATACGACGATCAATGCTGATTTTAAAAGTGGAGAAGTAGAGGGAGAAATACCTAATTATGGGGTTTTGGTACCAAGTGTTAATTTGAGCCGGAAGCTGAAAAGTGGCAATATGATCAAGGCCGCCTATAACCGTAGAATCCAAAGGCCTTCACTTCGGTTTTTGAACCCGAATATTCAAAGTTCAAACCCAACGCAAATTTCGCAGGGTAATCCGCTTTTGGATCCAGAGTATACAGACAATTATGAATTGTCCTATAGCACTTATCTCAATGCAACGAGTATCAATATCTCTACCTTCTTTAGAAATACCAATGGATCTATCCAGCCCCTTCGTACAGTTCAGGATGATGGAGTGATCTATACCACTTACGAAAATATTGGTAGTGAACAATCCATAGGTATAAACCTGTTTGCCAATATAAATGTGTCCAATAAGTTATCTTTCAATGGTGGAGTGGATTCCTATTATACCATGATCGACAATAATGTGGGAAATCCACTTTATAATGCTTCCAATGAAGGTTTTGTGGTAAGTGGACGTATGTTTGGTAACTATAATATCACAGACAGTTGGGTGTTGCAGGCATTTACCTTTGCCAGAGGACGTAGGGTCAATCTTCAAGGATACGATAGTGGTTTTGGAATATATGGTTTGAATATTAATAAGCAGTTTGCAGAGAAAAAAGG